The following nucleotide sequence is from Acetobacteroides hydrogenigenes.
GCCGAAAGCCTAAAAAGAGGCAACGATTTAGCTCGTAGCTGGCGTTTTTCGGCAGAAAGCTCCGCCTCCGTTTTGTATAGAGGGATATCGAATGGCGCATATAGATCGGCATGAAGCCACATTGCACCCATCCGGTATTCCTGCTTAAACGTAGGCGTTTTCGGCAGAATCCACACAATGGCAACAGCGGCTAACAAGAACAAAAGCACAAGAATAGGCCTCTTCGTCTTATAAATTTTCAGGTTGGAAAACTTCATCATCTGGTATATTCGCGCGAGATTATTGAGGCGTTAAAGTTTGTAAAAAATAAAAATTAATCCAACGTGCTATCGTTTAATTGTTTTTCCTAAATTTATAATCAGTTAACAATCAAAAAAAGCTCGGCCCATGAAATATGCAGTTTCTTCTATATCAGTGATTCCGATGCGCAGAGAACCTTCGGAACGCAGTGAAATGGTCTCTCAGCTCCTGTTAGGAGAGTGCCTAACTATCATCGAAGAGAAGGATAGCTGGCTATTCGTAGAGAATGCTTTTGACGGATATTGCGGTTGGGTTGATGCCAAAACTATCACCCCTGTATCCGAATCGTACTTCAACGAATACATCGAGCATTCCGGCTACGAGGCATCACACGAAATTTGCCATGCCTACGATATGAACAGGGGCGACCATATCTTGATACCCATCGGAGCAAGCTTAAACTACTACAACAAAGAAACCAACGAGTTCGAGATTGCCGATAAAAGGTACAAGATAACCAGTTCCATAGATGTTACCAACCACAAAAGGAGCAACCAAATTGTAGATATGGCTACTGCGCTACTAAACACCCCCTACCTTTGGGGTGGTAGAACCGTATTTGGAATAGATTGCTCTGGGTTAACGCAGCTCCTGTACAAAATCATCGGCATTAAGCTCCCTCGCGATGCTAGCCAGCAGGTGAACGAAGGTATAACCATCAACTTTGTATCCGAAGCCCAACCTGGCGACTTAGCCTTCTTCGACAACGATGAGGGGGCGATTGTTCACGTAGGCGTACTTGACGGTAAAGGCAACATCATCCACTCTAGCGGTAAAGTTCGCAAGGACATCTTCGATCAGCAGGGTATTTTCAACAACCGTCTAGGCAAGTACACCCACAAGCTTCGAGTTATCAAAAGAATTATCGAGTAGCAATGCACTACACATACCCCTATCCTAGAATGCAGGTAACCGTTGATGCGGTTATTGTTAGAACGCTCGACGAAGGCGACGAGGTGCTCCTTATAGAGCGCAAGCATGCCCCATTCGAAGGCTGTTGGGCAATACCCGGTGGCTTTGTGGATATGGACGAAACCTTGGCCGACGCAGCCAAACGGGAGCTCTACGAAGAAACCGGCGTTGTTGTCGACAAGCTATACCAGGTTCACACGTTCGATGCCGTAAATCGCGATCCTCGCGATAGAACGATAAGCACCGTTTTTTTAGGATTTGCCAACGGGGACTCGCTACTTAAAGCAGGCGACGACGCAAGCTCGGCAGACTGGTTTAGCTTCGATGCCCTTCCGCCACTCGCATTCGACCACGAGCAAATTCTCGACTATGTAAAAAAGTACCTTGAGAAAAAGAAAATAGACTAAAAGGGCGGTAGTTCTCCTACCGCTCTTTTTTTAGCTCACATTTTCTCCAAAAAGTAAGCTGTTAAAACCCTAAACATCTCCTTTAATCAACAGCATACCATAGCAAAAGCATACGGTACATCTCAAAGCAAGCATCTTTCGGCAACACAGACACAGCATCCAATTATTGTTGCTAAATAAAAACTTATACTTTTGCAGGTTGTTTTTAAAAACGAAGAAGGCAGCCTAATGGCTGCTCAACGCTATGCCAAAAGCGTTAATGTTAGATTAGCACGGCTGGCTTTTAGAATTGGTAAAGAATCAGGCTTGCTTGGCGGATAAATGAGCAAGCACATTTCTCATAAAAAACAGGACTATGTTTTTACAAACTGGAGATATAACGGCTATAATTGAAAAAGGTAGACATATCTCCTACAATGAGGTACACCAAAGAGTCAACGCAATTGCCTCGTTATACCCCAAGAACAGCAATGGCAAGGCAGCCATTTATTCCGAAAATAGATCAGGATGGGTTTACTCTTTTTACTCGGCCTGGTATAACGAGTACACCGTCGTACCTATCGACTTTATGGCTACCCCACACGAGGTTGCCTACCTTCTGAACGACTGCACCCCCGAGGTAGTTTTCTGCTCTAAGCAAATGTTGGAGGCCCTTAACGAGGCTCTTAAGGAGGTGCACTACACCCCTAAGCTAATCATTATCGATGATGTCGAAAACCTGCCAGTGCCAAACGAAAAGGTAGCGCTAAGCATAAACCCAAGCATGGATAAGACCGCGCTGATCATATACACATCGGGTACAACGGGGAGTCCTAAAGGGGTAATGCTATCGTTCCAGAACCTAATGGTAAACATCTCGGCGGTAACCCACGAGATCGAAATCTTAGTACCATCAGATACCGCGCTGGTATTGCTTCCGCTCCATCATATATTCCCTCTTATGGGTTCGATGATTGCATCGTGCTACCTTGGTGCGCGGATGGCATTTTCGCCTTCAATGGCATCGGAAGATATTATCCGAACCATGCAGGACTACAAGGTTTCCACCATCATTGGAGTACCCCGCCTCTACTCGGCCATCCGAAGGGGCATTATGGATAAGATCAACAAAAGCCTTATTGCCCGCGGGCTTTATCGACTTGCGGCAAAGGTTAACTCGTACTCCTTCTCGCGCATTGTATTCGCCACTGTCCACAAAAAGTTTGGAGGATCGATACGCTATCTGGTATCGGGAGGCGCAGCGCTAGATCCTGTTGTTGCACGAGACTTTCAGGTTCTCGGATTTAAAATCCTAGAAGGATTCGGCATGACCGAGGCTGCCCCGATGATTACCTTTACCCGTCCTCATAAAATCGTCGTAGGATCGGCCGGAGCACCGGTTGATTGCTGCAAGGTAGACTTTGTGGATGGGGAGATAATCGTAAAAGGTCCCAACGTTATGCAGGGCTACTACAACCGTCCCGAAGAAACAGCCGAAGTGCTTAAAGATGGATGGCTGTACACCGGAGACCTCGGCTATCTGGACAAGAACAACTACATCCACATCACCGGCCGAAAGAAGGAAATCATCGTTCTGTCGAACGGAAAGAATATTAACCCTGCCATTCTAGAGGCCGAGATCGAGGAGATGTCGCCATTAGTTAAGGAAATTGGCATATTCCAGAAAGGCGACCAGCTTAGCGCCATTGTTGTTCCCAACACATCAGTCCTCAAGGAGCTGGCAACAACCAATGTCGAAGAAACAATCCGCTGGGAGGTTATCGACAGGTACAACAAGGAAACGGCATCCTACAAAAAAATCATATCCTTTACCGTATACAACGGAGAGCTTCCACGTACTAGGCTCGGGAAAATCCAGCGCTTTAAGCTCGCCGAACTGGCATCCGAGCGAAAGGATACCGAAGAAGAGATCCCAGAGGTAAAGATTAAGGAGTACCTATGGATAAAAGACTTCCTTGAGAAGGAGAAGATGGTTAAGGTACGCCCCACCGACCACCTTGAGATGGACTTAGGGCTAGACTCGCTCGACAAGGTTAGCCTTCAGATGTTCTTAGCTACCACGTTTGGCCTAAAGATGGAAACAAACGAGATTCTAGGTTTTGGCACCGTCATTAAGCTGAGCGAGCACATCCGGGAGAAGAAAAAGACCATGAAGATAACGCAAATCAACTGGTCCGAAATTCTCCGCGAAAAGACGAAGTTCAAAATGCCCAGCACCTGGATTACCGGAAGCATCTTCATAAAAACGCTAAAGCTCTTTTTCTCGGTATACTTCCGCCTAAGAAGTTCGGGACAGGAGAACATCCCCGAAGGGCCCTGCATCATTGCGCCGAACCACCAGAGCTACCTCGACGGTGTT
It contains:
- a CDS encoding C40 family peptidase; translated protein: MKYAVSSISVIPMRREPSERSEMVSQLLLGECLTIIEEKDSWLFVENAFDGYCGWVDAKTITPVSESYFNEYIEHSGYEASHEICHAYDMNRGDHILIPIGASLNYYNKETNEFEIADKRYKITSSIDVTNHKRSNQIVDMATALLNTPYLWGGRTVFGIDCSGLTQLLYKIIGIKLPRDASQQVNEGITINFVSEAQPGDLAFFDNDEGAIVHVGVLDGKGNIIHSSGKVRKDIFDQQGIFNNRLGKYTHKLRVIKRIIE
- a CDS encoding NUDIX domain-containing protein gives rise to the protein MHYTYPYPRMQVTVDAVIVRTLDEGDEVLLIERKHAPFEGCWAIPGGFVDMDETLADAAKRELYEETGVVVDKLYQVHTFDAVNRDPRDRTISTVFLGFANGDSLLKAGDDASSADWFSFDALPPLAFDHEQILDYVKKYLEKKKID
- a CDS encoding AMP-binding protein; its protein translation is MFLQTGDITAIIEKGRHISYNEVHQRVNAIASLYPKNSNGKAAIYSENRSGWVYSFYSAWYNEYTVVPIDFMATPHEVAYLLNDCTPEVVFCSKQMLEALNEALKEVHYTPKLIIIDDVENLPVPNEKVALSINPSMDKTALIIYTSGTTGSPKGVMLSFQNLMVNISAVTHEIEILVPSDTALVLLPLHHIFPLMGSMIASCYLGARMAFSPSMASEDIIRTMQDYKVSTIIGVPRLYSAIRRGIMDKINKSLIARGLYRLAAKVNSYSFSRIVFATVHKKFGGSIRYLVSGGAALDPVVARDFQVLGFKILEGFGMTEAAPMITFTRPHKIVVGSAGAPVDCCKVDFVDGEIIVKGPNVMQGYYNRPEETAEVLKDGWLYTGDLGYLDKNNYIHITGRKKEIIVLSNGKNINPAILEAEIEEMSPLVKEIGIFQKGDQLSAIVVPNTSVLKELATTNVEETIRWEVIDRYNKETASYKKIISFTVYNGELPRTRLGKIQRFKLAELASERKDTEEEIPEVKIKEYLWIKDFLEKEKMVKVRPTDHLEMDLGLDSLDKVSLQMFLATTFGLKMETNEILGFGTVIKLSEHIREKKKTMKITQINWSEILREKTKFKMPSTWITGSIFIKTLKLFFSVYFRLRSSGQENIPEGPCIIAPNHQSYLDGVFVSAFLKHSQIRKTFFYAKAKHVNNKFLKFIANKNNIIVVDIDQDLKESIQKMGEALKTNNNIMIFPEGTRTKTGELGDFKKTFAILSCELNIPIVPVSLKGAFEALPRGSRFPKPFTKVEVDFLPPIYPEGHTYDTLAQQVQTQIELFQR